One segment of Sesamum indicum cultivar Zhongzhi No. 13 linkage group LG4, S_indicum_v1.0, whole genome shotgun sequence DNA contains the following:
- the LOC105160935 gene encoding protein NEDD1-like — MNSAESAKLLAASGGDTVKLFDISVEPQDPCVLTYSPSPGLRVNSVKWNHNNLVLASAGEDSRISLWRKNGQSLWTVPAKNSRGEIIEPSESISTISFSNKGSRYLCSGGTGQVVRIWDLQNKRCVKWLKGHTDTITGVMYNCKDEHIASVSRKGDLILHNLASGTKAAELRDPNGQVLGALDYSRLSRHLLVTAGDDGSIHLWDTTGRNPKASWLKQHSAPTSGVCFSPSNDKTIASVGLDMKLYTFDSGSRKPSSCIPYEAPFSSLAFTDDGFILAAGTSTGQVVFYDIRGKPQPITVLRAFGSSEAVTNLCWQRSKPATVNENNCTDETALVAGDVGDSVLMPDPLPSRASHTMASVGSGSRNPSHFSTSGDLFSFPAGSTSSALDLPALKETPLGPLRSSLLTGGTLARLHAPRSYNFKDDMEVFSPLVEVQPITPSLDKLWDDRDGPKKDLDRRPSSLFTSRRFGLSEESTNNNHPIFDWKSNSSLKQDDIPSTVSQLVTTPASTHTDDSSSITPPEAWGGLRLSDKLSHHRQSINMPSRFATLASTSLSSGLMLSGLQDGVSQNQSTSNLTSGLSLVNLRSRDTPNQETSLRSPEAVSSPLGTKSITGQINLDNLVPALSLPRRFSSYAERIGAAPSFSDASSLAVGSPKSKKTGAETREEHLSSLLSRSEMPSAAGTSALTTTNGGATMQKTPLQPDLQQGTSFTLQLFQRTLEETLALFQKSIHEDMRNLHIEILRQFHMQEMEMSSVMSLILENQAEIMKELHSLRNETQELRRLL, encoded by the exons ATGAATTCGGCGGAATCAGCAAAGTTGTTGGCGGCGAGCGGAGGCGACACCGTGAAACTGTTCGACATCTCGGTGGAGCCTCAGGACCCTTGCGTTCTCACCTACTCTCCGTCTCCGGGCTTACGTGTGAATTCCGTCAAGTGGAACCATAACA ATTTGGTGTTGGCGAGTGCCGGTGAAGATAGTAGAATATCATTATGGAGGAAAAACGGGCAAAGCTTGTGGACGGTGCCTGCCAAAAATTCCAGGGGCGAAATTATCGAG CCTTCAGAGTCTATATCAACTATCAGCTTCAGCAATAAAGGATCTAGATATCTTTGCTCCGGTGGAACTGGACAAGTTGTACGAATATGGGATTTGCAGAACAAGCGTTGTGTAAAATGGTTGAAAGGTCATACTGATACTATAACAGGTGTAATGTACAACTGCAAAGATGAACATATAGCTTCAGTCAGTCGTAAAGGCGATCTTATACTTCACAACCTTGCTTCCGGCACAAAAGCTGCTGAACTCAGGGACCCTAATGGACAG GTTTTGGGTGCACTTGATTATTCTCGGTTGAGCCGGCACCTTTTGGTCACGGCTGGGGATGATGGGTCCATCCACTTGTGGGATACAACTGGTCGCAACCCAAAG GCTTCTTGGCTGAAGCAGCATTCAGCACCGACCTCTGGCGTCTGTTTTTCACCATCCAATGACAAG ACTATTGCTAGTGTTGGTTTGGACATGAAGTTATACACTTTTGACTCAGGCTCCAGGAAGCCATCGTCTTGTATTCCCTATGAGGCGCCTTTTTCTTCACTGGCGTTCACTGATGATGGATTCATTTTGGCAGCTGGTACAAGTACTGGTCAAGTTGTATTCTATGACATTCGTGGGAAACCACAACCAATCACTGTTCTTCGTGCATTCGGGAGTTCTGAG GCTGTCACAAATCTATGCTGGCAGAGGTCAAAACCTGCAACAGTCAATGAAAATAACTGCACAGATGAAACTGCTCTCGTGGCCGGTGATGTAGGGGATTCTGTCCTTATGCCTGATCCACTTCCTTCTCGGGCAAGCCATACAATGGCCTCAGTGGGTTCTGGATCTCGAAATCCTAGCCACTTCAGTACCTCTGgggatttattttcttttcctgcaGGATCTACATCAAGTGCTCTAGATTTACCTGCTTTGAAGGAAACACCTCTCGGTCCTCTCCGAAGCAGCTTATTGACTGGTGGAACTCTGGCAAGACTGCATGCACCTCGAAGTTATAATTTCAAGGATGATATGGAGGTGTTTTCTCCCCTCGTGGAAGTTCAACCAATTACACCCTCTCTTGATAAATTGTGGGATGATCGTGATGGTCCAAAGAAAGATCTGGATAGAAGACCTTCTTCTCTGTTTACTTCCAGGAGGTTCGGTCTTTCAGAGGAAAGCACCAACAATAACCATCCAATTTTTGACTGGAAATCCAACTCATCGCTGAAGCAG GATGACATCCCATCTACCGTCTCACAGTTGGTGACTACCCCTGCATCTACACATACAGATGATTCTTCCTCTATTACCCCACCTGAAGCTTGGGGTGGCTTGAGGCTCTCAGACAAATTAAGTCATCACCGCCAATCCATCAACATGCCTTCTCGTTTTGCAACACTGGCATCCACTAGTTTGTCATCAGGGTTGATGTTGTCTGGTCTACAAGATGGCGTCTCCCAAAATCAGAGCACCAGCAATTTAACATCAGGCCTGAGCCTGGTTAATTTACGCAGCAGAGATACCCCCAATCAAGAAACTTCCTTGAGATCTCCGGAAGCTGTTTCCTCTCCTTTAGGTACAAAAAGCATTACAGGGCAGATTAACCTTGATAATCTGGTTCCAGCTTTATCTCTGCCTAGAAGATTCTCCAGTTATGCTGAGAGAATAGGTGCCGCACCATCCTTCAGTGATGCATCATCTCTTGCAGTGGGGTCACCAAAATCTAAGAAAACAGGAGCAGAAACTAGGGAAGAACATCTGAGTAGTTTGTTGTCAAGGTCTGAAATGCCGTCTGCCGCAGGAACCAGCGCCCTTACAACTACAAAT gGTGGAGCGACGATGCAGAAAACTCCCTTGCAGCCTGACTTGCAGCAGGGAACTTCCTTTACCCTTCAGCTTTTTCAGCGTACACTTGAAGAAACTCTTGCTTTGTTTCAGAAATCTATTCATGAAGACATGCGTAATCTTCACATAGAAATACTAAGGCAATTCCATATGCAGGAG ATGGAGATGTCGAGTGTCATGTCACTGATCTTGGAGAATCAAGCTGAGATTATGAAAGAACTTCATTCTCTTCGGAATGAAACACAGGAACTCCGGCGGTTACTGTGA
- the LOC105160936 gene encoding protein DA1-related 2 isoform X1 — protein MSSSNVNHLSQPCIYGHVVSSYAERKSRFMKWLSKLFKSGPSSRAVSTGEQQPQFLGDENMAWRAPYRSLDDRTRNNKEKEELDRAIALSLAEDLKRPNGYRWRSDNDEDLARSLHDSFNSAPYPSYVPRDYYHPRGYSRTCAGCKREIGYGNYLGCMGTFYHPECFRCRACGYPITEHEFSLSGRDTYHKSCFKELTHPKCEVCHQFIPTNGVGLIEYRCHPFWSQKYCPAHEHDNTARCCSCERLESRNTTYISLGDGRSLCLECMESAIMDTGDCQPLYHAIRDYYEGMNMRIDQQIPMLLVERQALNEAIEGEKHGFHHMPETRGLCLSEEQTVTSILKRPRMERRGLVGIRTQPQKLIRRCEVTAILVLYGLPRLLTGAILAHELMHGWLRLNDYRNLRPEVEEGICQVLSYMWLESEVIPGTRSMPSTSTASSSSTWSYGSTSTASSSSSWSASKKGGRSSVENKLGEFFMHQIAHDASPAYGGGYRAAMAAVNKYGLRRTLDHIRYTGTFPE, from the exons ATGTCGTCTTCGAACGTCAACCATCTTTCCCAGCCTTGTATTTATG GGCATGTTGTTTCTTCATACGCAGAGAGAAAGTCGCGATTTATGAAATGGCTAAGTAAGCTTTTCAAGAGTGGGCCTAGTAGCAGGGCAGTTTCAACAGGCGAACAGCAACCTCAGTTTCTTGGAGACGAAAACATGGCGTGGCGTGCACCATACAGATCCTTG GATGACCGCACTCgaaacaataaagaaaaagaggagtTAGATCGTGCAATTGCACTCTCCCTGGCTGAAGATTTAAAGAGACCGAATG GATACAGATGGCGATCGGACAATGATGAAGATCTAGCAAGGTCACTTCATGATAGTTTCAACTCAGCACCATACCCTTCATATGTACCCAGAGATTATTATCATCCCAGGGGATATAG TAGAACATGTGCCGGTTGCAAGCGTGAGATTGGGTATGGGAATTATCTGGGATGCATGGGGACTTTCTACCATCCAGAATGCTTTCGATGTCGTGCATGTGGTTACCCCATCACTGAACACGAG TTCTCTTTATCAGGGAGAGATACATACCACAAATCCTGTTTTAAGGAGCTCACTCATCCCAAATGTGAAGTCTGTCATCAATTT ATCCCGACTAATGGAGTTGGTTTGATCGAGTACAGATGCCACCCTTTTTGGTCACAGAAGTATTGTCCTGCCCACGAGCATGACAACACGGCTAGGTGCTGCAGTTGTGAACGTTTGGAG TCCCGGAATACTACATATATTTCCCTGGGGGATGGACGAAGTTTATGCTTAGAGTGTATGGAATCTGCAATCATGGATACTGGTGACTGTCAACCATTATACCATGCAATCAGAGACTACTATGAAGGAATGAATATGAGAATCGACCAACAAATCCCAATGCTTCTTGTCGAAAGACAAGCTCTTAATGAGGCTATTGAAGGGGAGAAACAT GGTTTCCATCACATGCCTGAAACAAGAGGTTTGTGCCTCTCCGAAGAGCAGACTGTTACTAGT ATACTGAAGAGGCCTAGAATGGAGCGTCGGGGACTAGTAGGAATCAGAACACAACCCCAGAAGCTAATCCGGAGGTGTGAAGTTACAGCCATTCTGGTACTCTATGGCCTCCCAAG GTTACTGACTGGAGCGATACTTGCACATGAGTTGATGCACGGATGGCTACGTCTTAATG ACTACCGAAATCTGAGGCCGGAAGTAGAGGAAGGCATCTGCCAAGTACTCTCTTACATGTGGCTTGAATCAGAGGTAATACCAGGAACGAGAAGCATGCCGTCTACTTCCACAGCTTCATCGTCATCAACATGGTCCTACGGCTCCACATCAACagcttcatcatcatcttcttggTCGGCATCCAAGAAAGGTGGGAGATCGAGTGTCGAGAACAAGCTGGGGGAGTTTTTCATGCATCAGATCGCTCATGATGCTTCCCCGGCTTATGGAGGAGGTTACAGAGCTGCAATGGCAGCTGTGAATAAGTACGGTTTACGTCGTACATTGGATCACATCAGGTACACTGGAACTTTTCCCGAGTAA
- the LOC105160936 gene encoding protein DA1-related 2 isoform X2, which yields MSSSNVNHLSQPCIYGHVVSSYAERKSRFMKWLSKLFKSGPSSRAVSTGEQQPQFLGDENMAWRAPYRSLDDRTRNNKEKEELDRAIALSLAEDLKRPNGYRWRSDNDEDLARSLHDSFNSAPYPSYVPRDYYHPRGYRTCAGCKREIGYGNYLGCMGTFYHPECFRCRACGYPITEHEFSLSGRDTYHKSCFKELTHPKCEVCHQFIPTNGVGLIEYRCHPFWSQKYCPAHEHDNTARCCSCERLESRNTTYISLGDGRSLCLECMESAIMDTGDCQPLYHAIRDYYEGMNMRIDQQIPMLLVERQALNEAIEGEKHGFHHMPETRGLCLSEEQTVTSILKRPRMERRGLVGIRTQPQKLIRRCEVTAILVLYGLPRLLTGAILAHELMHGWLRLNDYRNLRPEVEEGICQVLSYMWLESEVIPGTRSMPSTSTASSSSTWSYGSTSTASSSSSWSASKKGGRSSVENKLGEFFMHQIAHDASPAYGGGYRAAMAAVNKYGLRRTLDHIRYTGTFPE from the exons ATGTCGTCTTCGAACGTCAACCATCTTTCCCAGCCTTGTATTTATG GGCATGTTGTTTCTTCATACGCAGAGAGAAAGTCGCGATTTATGAAATGGCTAAGTAAGCTTTTCAAGAGTGGGCCTAGTAGCAGGGCAGTTTCAACAGGCGAACAGCAACCTCAGTTTCTTGGAGACGAAAACATGGCGTGGCGTGCACCATACAGATCCTTG GATGACCGCACTCgaaacaataaagaaaaagaggagtTAGATCGTGCAATTGCACTCTCCCTGGCTGAAGATTTAAAGAGACCGAATG GATACAGATGGCGATCGGACAATGATGAAGATCTAGCAAGGTCACTTCATGATAGTTTCAACTCAGCACCATACCCTTCATATGTACCCAGAGATTATTATCATCCCAGGGGATATAG AACATGTGCCGGTTGCAAGCGTGAGATTGGGTATGGGAATTATCTGGGATGCATGGGGACTTTCTACCATCCAGAATGCTTTCGATGTCGTGCATGTGGTTACCCCATCACTGAACACGAG TTCTCTTTATCAGGGAGAGATACATACCACAAATCCTGTTTTAAGGAGCTCACTCATCCCAAATGTGAAGTCTGTCATCAATTT ATCCCGACTAATGGAGTTGGTTTGATCGAGTACAGATGCCACCCTTTTTGGTCACAGAAGTATTGTCCTGCCCACGAGCATGACAACACGGCTAGGTGCTGCAGTTGTGAACGTTTGGAG TCCCGGAATACTACATATATTTCCCTGGGGGATGGACGAAGTTTATGCTTAGAGTGTATGGAATCTGCAATCATGGATACTGGTGACTGTCAACCATTATACCATGCAATCAGAGACTACTATGAAGGAATGAATATGAGAATCGACCAACAAATCCCAATGCTTCTTGTCGAAAGACAAGCTCTTAATGAGGCTATTGAAGGGGAGAAACAT GGTTTCCATCACATGCCTGAAACAAGAGGTTTGTGCCTCTCCGAAGAGCAGACTGTTACTAGT ATACTGAAGAGGCCTAGAATGGAGCGTCGGGGACTAGTAGGAATCAGAACACAACCCCAGAAGCTAATCCGGAGGTGTGAAGTTACAGCCATTCTGGTACTCTATGGCCTCCCAAG GTTACTGACTGGAGCGATACTTGCACATGAGTTGATGCACGGATGGCTACGTCTTAATG ACTACCGAAATCTGAGGCCGGAAGTAGAGGAAGGCATCTGCCAAGTACTCTCTTACATGTGGCTTGAATCAGAGGTAATACCAGGAACGAGAAGCATGCCGTCTACTTCCACAGCTTCATCGTCATCAACATGGTCCTACGGCTCCACATCAACagcttcatcatcatcttcttggTCGGCATCCAAGAAAGGTGGGAGATCGAGTGTCGAGAACAAGCTGGGGGAGTTTTTCATGCATCAGATCGCTCATGATGCTTCCCCGGCTTATGGAGGAGGTTACAGAGCTGCAATGGCAGCTGTGAATAAGTACGGTTTACGTCGTACATTGGATCACATCAGGTACACTGGAACTTTTCCCGAGTAA
- the LOC105160936 gene encoding protein DA1-related 2 isoform X3, translating to MSSSNVNHLSQPCIYERKSRFMKWLSKLFKSGPSSRAVSTGEQQPQFLGDENMAWRAPYRSLDDRTRNNKEKEELDRAIALSLAEDLKRPNGYRWRSDNDEDLARSLHDSFNSAPYPSYVPRDYYHPRGYSRTCAGCKREIGYGNYLGCMGTFYHPECFRCRACGYPITEHEFSLSGRDTYHKSCFKELTHPKCEVCHQFIPTNGVGLIEYRCHPFWSQKYCPAHEHDNTARCCSCERLESRNTTYISLGDGRSLCLECMESAIMDTGDCQPLYHAIRDYYEGMNMRIDQQIPMLLVERQALNEAIEGEKHGFHHMPETRGLCLSEEQTVTSILKRPRMERRGLVGIRTQPQKLIRRCEVTAILVLYGLPRLLTGAILAHELMHGWLRLNDYRNLRPEVEEGICQVLSYMWLESEVIPGTRSMPSTSTASSSSTWSYGSTSTASSSSSWSASKKGGRSSVENKLGEFFMHQIAHDASPAYGGGYRAAMAAVNKYGLRRTLDHIRYTGTFPE from the exons ATGTCGTCTTCGAACGTCAACCATCTTTCCCAGCCTTGTATTTATG AGAGAAAGTCGCGATTTATGAAATGGCTAAGTAAGCTTTTCAAGAGTGGGCCTAGTAGCAGGGCAGTTTCAACAGGCGAACAGCAACCTCAGTTTCTTGGAGACGAAAACATGGCGTGGCGTGCACCATACAGATCCTTG GATGACCGCACTCgaaacaataaagaaaaagaggagtTAGATCGTGCAATTGCACTCTCCCTGGCTGAAGATTTAAAGAGACCGAATG GATACAGATGGCGATCGGACAATGATGAAGATCTAGCAAGGTCACTTCATGATAGTTTCAACTCAGCACCATACCCTTCATATGTACCCAGAGATTATTATCATCCCAGGGGATATAG TAGAACATGTGCCGGTTGCAAGCGTGAGATTGGGTATGGGAATTATCTGGGATGCATGGGGACTTTCTACCATCCAGAATGCTTTCGATGTCGTGCATGTGGTTACCCCATCACTGAACACGAG TTCTCTTTATCAGGGAGAGATACATACCACAAATCCTGTTTTAAGGAGCTCACTCATCCCAAATGTGAAGTCTGTCATCAATTT ATCCCGACTAATGGAGTTGGTTTGATCGAGTACAGATGCCACCCTTTTTGGTCACAGAAGTATTGTCCTGCCCACGAGCATGACAACACGGCTAGGTGCTGCAGTTGTGAACGTTTGGAG TCCCGGAATACTACATATATTTCCCTGGGGGATGGACGAAGTTTATGCTTAGAGTGTATGGAATCTGCAATCATGGATACTGGTGACTGTCAACCATTATACCATGCAATCAGAGACTACTATGAAGGAATGAATATGAGAATCGACCAACAAATCCCAATGCTTCTTGTCGAAAGACAAGCTCTTAATGAGGCTATTGAAGGGGAGAAACAT GGTTTCCATCACATGCCTGAAACAAGAGGTTTGTGCCTCTCCGAAGAGCAGACTGTTACTAGT ATACTGAAGAGGCCTAGAATGGAGCGTCGGGGACTAGTAGGAATCAGAACACAACCCCAGAAGCTAATCCGGAGGTGTGAAGTTACAGCCATTCTGGTACTCTATGGCCTCCCAAG GTTACTGACTGGAGCGATACTTGCACATGAGTTGATGCACGGATGGCTACGTCTTAATG ACTACCGAAATCTGAGGCCGGAAGTAGAGGAAGGCATCTGCCAAGTACTCTCTTACATGTGGCTTGAATCAGAGGTAATACCAGGAACGAGAAGCATGCCGTCTACTTCCACAGCTTCATCGTCATCAACATGGTCCTACGGCTCCACATCAACagcttcatcatcatcttcttggTCGGCATCCAAGAAAGGTGGGAGATCGAGTGTCGAGAACAAGCTGGGGGAGTTTTTCATGCATCAGATCGCTCATGATGCTTCCCCGGCTTATGGAGGAGGTTACAGAGCTGCAATGGCAGCTGTGAATAAGTACGGTTTACGTCGTACATTGGATCACATCAGGTACACTGGAACTTTTCCCGAGTAA
- the LOC105160936 gene encoding protein DA1-related 2 isoform X4: MSSSNVNHLSQPCIYERKSRFMKWLSKLFKSGPSSRAVSTGEQQPQFLGDENMAWRAPYRSLDDRTRNNKEKEELDRAIALSLAEDLKRPNGYRWRSDNDEDLARSLHDSFNSAPYPSYVPRDYYHPRGYRTCAGCKREIGYGNYLGCMGTFYHPECFRCRACGYPITEHEFSLSGRDTYHKSCFKELTHPKCEVCHQFIPTNGVGLIEYRCHPFWSQKYCPAHEHDNTARCCSCERLESRNTTYISLGDGRSLCLECMESAIMDTGDCQPLYHAIRDYYEGMNMRIDQQIPMLLVERQALNEAIEGEKHGFHHMPETRGLCLSEEQTVTSILKRPRMERRGLVGIRTQPQKLIRRCEVTAILVLYGLPRLLTGAILAHELMHGWLRLNDYRNLRPEVEEGICQVLSYMWLESEVIPGTRSMPSTSTASSSSTWSYGSTSTASSSSSWSASKKGGRSSVENKLGEFFMHQIAHDASPAYGGGYRAAMAAVNKYGLRRTLDHIRYTGTFPE, from the exons ATGTCGTCTTCGAACGTCAACCATCTTTCCCAGCCTTGTATTTATG AGAGAAAGTCGCGATTTATGAAATGGCTAAGTAAGCTTTTCAAGAGTGGGCCTAGTAGCAGGGCAGTTTCAACAGGCGAACAGCAACCTCAGTTTCTTGGAGACGAAAACATGGCGTGGCGTGCACCATACAGATCCTTG GATGACCGCACTCgaaacaataaagaaaaagaggagtTAGATCGTGCAATTGCACTCTCCCTGGCTGAAGATTTAAAGAGACCGAATG GATACAGATGGCGATCGGACAATGATGAAGATCTAGCAAGGTCACTTCATGATAGTTTCAACTCAGCACCATACCCTTCATATGTACCCAGAGATTATTATCATCCCAGGGGATATAG AACATGTGCCGGTTGCAAGCGTGAGATTGGGTATGGGAATTATCTGGGATGCATGGGGACTTTCTACCATCCAGAATGCTTTCGATGTCGTGCATGTGGTTACCCCATCACTGAACACGAG TTCTCTTTATCAGGGAGAGATACATACCACAAATCCTGTTTTAAGGAGCTCACTCATCCCAAATGTGAAGTCTGTCATCAATTT ATCCCGACTAATGGAGTTGGTTTGATCGAGTACAGATGCCACCCTTTTTGGTCACAGAAGTATTGTCCTGCCCACGAGCATGACAACACGGCTAGGTGCTGCAGTTGTGAACGTTTGGAG TCCCGGAATACTACATATATTTCCCTGGGGGATGGACGAAGTTTATGCTTAGAGTGTATGGAATCTGCAATCATGGATACTGGTGACTGTCAACCATTATACCATGCAATCAGAGACTACTATGAAGGAATGAATATGAGAATCGACCAACAAATCCCAATGCTTCTTGTCGAAAGACAAGCTCTTAATGAGGCTATTGAAGGGGAGAAACAT GGTTTCCATCACATGCCTGAAACAAGAGGTTTGTGCCTCTCCGAAGAGCAGACTGTTACTAGT ATACTGAAGAGGCCTAGAATGGAGCGTCGGGGACTAGTAGGAATCAGAACACAACCCCAGAAGCTAATCCGGAGGTGTGAAGTTACAGCCATTCTGGTACTCTATGGCCTCCCAAG GTTACTGACTGGAGCGATACTTGCACATGAGTTGATGCACGGATGGCTACGTCTTAATG ACTACCGAAATCTGAGGCCGGAAGTAGAGGAAGGCATCTGCCAAGTACTCTCTTACATGTGGCTTGAATCAGAGGTAATACCAGGAACGAGAAGCATGCCGTCTACTTCCACAGCTTCATCGTCATCAACATGGTCCTACGGCTCCACATCAACagcttcatcatcatcttcttggTCGGCATCCAAGAAAGGTGGGAGATCGAGTGTCGAGAACAAGCTGGGGGAGTTTTTCATGCATCAGATCGCTCATGATGCTTCCCCGGCTTATGGAGGAGGTTACAGAGCTGCAATGGCAGCTGTGAATAAGTACGGTTTACGTCGTACATTGGATCACATCAGGTACACTGGAACTTTTCCCGAGTAA